Within Primulina tabacum isolate GXHZ01 chromosome 5, ASM2559414v2, whole genome shotgun sequence, the genomic segment aacaataattacattataatatatttaattaataacatttataaaatttatatatttaattaataacatttataaaatttatatatgtattCCATTATTATccttatatgtatatatatgtttgtaTGTGTTTTGGtgtacatattttaaaatacaataatgttataattaaattgttccacaacacacacacttacatatatatttaatttacgtTCAATAAgtgaataaaaaattaaatttggttattaaaaataattaattgttaCTTTCGATTCTATGacaataaaatttttatgaaactatATATAGTGtgataatttcataattataattttaaacttaattgaatttcaagattataaattataaaataaagaaataatatttaatttaatatattaaaaaaacatgttttcctttttttttatcaattacatattaaaaaaaaaatttgaacaaaCATGTTAACGATATtaatttgtttgtttgtttttaccACTTTTGTGATACGGATGTTAGCTGTCCTTTGTCGTATACTTAAAATATATGGCCTTTTGATTTCAAATTGTAAAAGTTAATTAGCAATTTAGACACTATTTATACATAAATCGGTTAAAAAcaggaaaaaaaatataagaggaaaaggaaattttaTATGTAGAAATATGATTTGAAAGAGATAAAAGAGTGATGTGtggaaataatatttgaattggAAAAAATAGAGAATAAACGGAAAGAAATAATTATCAGAAATCCACACAAATATTTGGTTTCAATGAGAGAGATTTTGACATCTTATTATTGTATTTTATGCTTCaatatttgtattttaatgacTCTACGGAGTTATTAAAAGTCAATTGATAATTTGAATATTATTAGACTTTTAAGGAGTTTTTAGAAGTCGATGTTGAATATTgcatgactttttaaaaatcCAAGAATGTTTATTTTGGATAACACTAAATTTTCACGGAATTTATAAAAGTTTATATTGAATACATCTTAACTTTTGAACTCCACGATATTCTTCTAAAGTAATTAATTTCCCCACTTTGAATACACACCCATTATTTATGCCAAAGTTTttaatttatatgattttatttttatcgaaAAGGGTACTGGTATTAGggtttcatgaaataaaattgatatattttacaaagaaaaattgcattttttgttttgtatatttGGCTCTTTGTGATTTTATTTCTTTATGTCGTCAAATTTTCAATCTGCATCtattatctttatttttcaattttaatcattttttgaCGTGACAGTTGACAATTATGTGTCATCGATGCGGAGCTGATATGACATTGACACGTATAATACATCATCATTCTtgatgaaaaatgactaaaattattaaaaatatctaAACAATTTCTATGAGGACCTCCAACTTATTACatgatataaattatatatatagagaATAAATCTTATAAGATTTATCGTGAAGTagctctcttgtgagacggtctcacaaatatttatttgtgagacggataaaccttaccgatattcacaataaaaattaatactcttagcataaaaaataatattttttcgtggataacccaaataagatatttgtctcacaaaatatgactcgtgagagcttctcacacaattttttgcctTTATCTTGTCTTGATAAGCTTATTTTATCTATCGATTTTTATATACTATATTAGTATCATTAAAAGtaattattaattcaaatatttcatGAGATTAGACGAATAATATATTTAGAAAATGTGCAATGATATTAGTATTGAAAAATGCTAGATGTATACTTTATAATGTACATATTGACTTACATTAACTTAAATGTTTCCttattaagtaaaaatattgcccataaaaataaataaatatcttgTTAGTcaataatagttttttttttcttcgttTAAGGAAAAAGTTACTTATATTTAGTCAATAATAGTTTTGTGATAGAGCATGCTGGCTGGAAAAAATGATAATTCATGAATTCACCGAAGTCATGGATAATATCATATGTTAATGAGTTAAGACTAGATATTGATGCAGTTTATAATAAGAACCCGAAACCATGAGAGCCAGCCAATGATAGCTTTCGTGAAGAAAATTCGGAGACCTCCCTCGGTCGTCTATGGAAAACTGGCCACCATTGATATATGAATGAAGACCGCATGGGAAcataattttcttataaatcaaATCACATCGAACTTTCTTTTGACAGCGCAAACAGTTACTCAATTAAAAGATGACCTTAGCCATGTTGGCACCAATGCTTTATATATCAAACAATCTTTGAGTCAACACAACTAAACCACTTTAAATCATATTCGACTCACGGAGAAAGCTGTTGTAGATTCAATGACATCTTTTGCTATTTCTCACCAAAATTTCTTTGTTTTGGGAGAGTGAAAATTTTCCTCATTGACTTGTAAACCTTGTAACTAATGTATTTCTTAATCTCAATAATATTACAATTTTTTCAGTAAAAAAAACCAATAGTCAATAGTATTTTATATATCATAAGATGGATGCAATAATTCACAGATTCGTCGTATGTAAAAATACGTGTTATGCCTCGTTCATAGTATATAATTATGGAATGATATATTATGTTGGGTTCACATGAGATCCTCCATGAGTTAAAAAGAGGTAAATTAAGATTATAAATAGACTACATCAATTGCATCAATAATAAGTTTATTGTGAGACAGTTTCACATATCTTAAGATTAACTTTGGTCATATTTacagtaatattttttatataaaaataatatcttttcatgaatgacacaaataaaaaatctatctcacaaaattaattCGTAAAACTTTCTCGCAAAAATTTTGCTCGTCATCGAATACATAAATTGAACCACGTTTCTACTAGATTTTCTCTTTTATTTAtccacacaatttttttttatagaaataagaataaaaaaattatgtcgCAAAGCAAATTGTTTGTTACAGTTAATTGCCAAAAATCCAGCTAGAACCAAGAGGAATATACTTTGCAAGATAATCTAATCCCTCCGATTCCAAATCCACGAGCCCCCGATTTGAGCAGAAGTGCAATGATTTGAATTCATTGTACGCACGATTTCGAAAACCCTTTTGGATCACGAGATCCTGTGGCTGCAACATCTCTTGTTTCTCGTAAAGTTTCGTTTTCTTTTTGTTGGGAGGGGGATAATGCGATAGCAGGGCGATAGATGAGAATTGAATTCCAGATTGTTGTTGTGAAAGAGTTATTTTCGCAAAATATCGGTTTGGGTCGGTCATGTATACGGCTAATTTGATTGGGTTCAGCTTGGCTGTTGGGTCGAGTGCCTTTATTGGATCCAGCTTCATCATAAAAAAGAAGGGTTTACAGCGGGCCGGTGCCTCTGGATCTCGTGCTGGTAAATGTTttatttccttttcttttttgttatttttgagTTTGTTTTAAACCTTTTTGGcgtaattgatttttttttttttttttttgctttcacATAGTTCGATTTTTGATCTTAAACGCGAGCTGTTACTTATGATCATGTTATTGATGTATATATTGGATTCTGGAGTGCCTGCAATTCTGAAGTTCTTTATTGATTGAATTTGGTCACACCATGTTAGTTCTATCAATTCTACATTGTCCGGACTGTTGTAGTTTTTGAACAATGTAACTCAAATTTGTTAATTTTGACGTGGTTTTTGCAGAATGGAATTTTTAGTTGGTATATTTATGTAAGATATGTgtcaatttatttataaatggaGTGCAAATAACTAAAAATGGTGGGTAAATATCAACTCTCATACATTATAAGGGCGACTAATGAtaaataaaaaaggaaaaattgcgtcttttattttatctgttggttgaaaaaatatggtaatAAACGAGATTAAGCTGAGGTGTATCAAAAGGGCATGTGGTTGAAGTTGGTACATTTATCACTTTTCTAGATCTTTTGAATACCGTGCACAAAATAATCGAGAAATATAAGCTTTTCCAGTTGGTATGAGAAACAAGGTTGAGTATGACATCAGATGATGCTCTCTGAAGCCATGTAAAGGAAAACAAATTGGAACACGGGCTAATTAGCTCCAGTCATGTGTTTATAATTGTGGTTTGTTCGCAATGTGTTATTCTGGCAGAATTttggaaataatttaaaaccctCTTTTGGGAAGAGGAGTAGTTTTTACTGGACCTAGATACTGGTCAATTTAGTCCTGGTTGATGAACTGCAGTCATTATTTTGATGTTTTCTTAATAACACTCAATTTGCTGAATGAAGGTTCAGGAGGGTATAAATATTTGCTGGAACCTCTTTGGTGGATTGGCATGGCCACTAGTAAGTCTTGCTTTTAAAGTGAACATCTGACCACATATTCGAACTTGAGTGTCTTTTAAATTTTCAGTGATCATTGGGGAATTTGCCAATTTTGTGGCTTATATGTATGCACCTGCTGTCCTTGTCACACCACTTGGAGCATTAAGTATAATTGTCAGGTAATTGTGCGTAGAATTGTTATTTCTAGTCCAATTTTCTCCCTCCCCCGAAAAAGCACCTTGTGATCTATCAACCACACAGTTGATCGTTATCCTCTTTAACTAATGACAAGCTTTACATGGGCTAATCCACTGTTTTATTCAATTGTAGTGCTATTTTAGCTCACTTCTTATTGAAAGAGAAATTGCGGAAGCTTGgaatactgggatgtattttaTGTGTAGTGGGTTCTACAATCATTGTGCTTCATGCACCAGCTGAACATAGTATTAGCTCAGTGGAAGAAATCTGGGAACTAGCTATACAGCCAGGTGAGCACTGTTTTTTGATACGTTtaagagttttttttttcaactgcGGGGAAAAGTGAATTGTTTCTTTCATGTTCTAAATTTATATTCTCTTTCGTTTGCCCAGCTTTTCTTGTGTACATTGCTTCAGCAGTAGCTGTGGTTTTGGTACTTGTGTTGCATTGTGAACCTCGCTGTGGGCAGACAAACGTAATGGTCTACATTGGTGTTTGTTCAATAATTGGATCCTTAACAGTAAGTACTTGACCTTTCTTAATGCTATGCCTGAGCAGTTTATGTCCTTATTCTTTGTAGAAAAGGTTTTGTTGATTGTTTCTGACAGAAGAAAACACACTAGTCTAATTCTATAATCATGTTACTCAATGTTCATTCTGTTGCCTCACTATTTAGACCCCCTTGAAATAATCATTATCAGGGCATTGTGCTAGTATTAGGTTGAATGTCTAACAAAAAATCTTATATTGAGCTTGGTGACGTATTTCTTGGGGTATGTTTCATTGAGACCTCCTAAGGTTTGATCTAATTTTACTAAACACCACAAAATCAAGAGTTTGAATACTTGCAGCGACAATATTGCTGAGATTCGGTTTAACTTCAAAGATACTACCTTGAGTTTGGTTAACTTCACCATTTTCACCTCATGTTCTAAGTGGCTCAACATAATGATGAGAGCTATGAGTTGTTGATATTTACCCCGTTGTTCCCAGAGCTACAGGTTTCTGTATGGTGCtagatataaaataaaatatgaaagaaatgatttttttctgATAGTTAAATAATTCTTTTTGCTTCATG encodes:
- the LOC142545841 gene encoding putative magnesium transporter NIPA6, which translates into the protein MYTANLIGFSLAVGSSAFIGSSFIIKKKGLQRAGASGSRAGSGGYKYLLEPLWWIGMATMIIGEFANFVAYMYAPAVLVTPLGALSIIVSAILAHFLLKEKLRKLGILGCILCVVGSTIIVLHAPAEHSISSVEEIWELAIQPAFLVYIASAVAVVLVLVLHCEPRCGQTNVMVYIGVCSIIGSLTVMSIKAIGIAIKLTLEGSSQVARFKSWVFAMVAATCIITQLNYLNKALDTFNTAVVSPIYYAMFTSLTIFASAIMFKDWSGQSISNIVSVLCGFITVLSGTMVLHSTRDPEKLPSTDYYTALSPQISWLVHANGEIWKQKDNDELHPEFVAFIQQDHFK